Proteins co-encoded in one Haladaptatus sp. ZSTT2 genomic window:
- the purD gene encoding phosphoribosylamine--glycine ligase produces the protein MTETILLVGGGGREHAIARALAPDVNLYACASNRNPGIARLADGFESLSETDPEAIVAYAEEVGATIAVVGPEAPLAAGVADALDEGGIYAFGPHAEEARIETDKAFQRRFMRDAGIPGCPDFETFDDDEEACAYIDDYDGDLVVKPAGLTGGKGVVVMGDQVDAEGAKQYIRENDYDRIVLEERLIGEEFTVQAFVANGEFRATPAVQDHKRAYEGDEGPNTGGMGSYSDATWALPFMTEADYDAALDILDATVSALDGYKGILYGQFMLTTEGPKVIEFNARFGDPEAMNTLPVLETRFSEILTAAREGDELPELAFAAQATVCKYAVPDGYPENPTAGAKVEVDEESAGDALLYYASVDERDDGIYTTTSRSFALVGVADTIAEAEKIAEDALAVAGEDGLHIRHDIGKADLVQRRIDHMQELRGQ, from the coding sequence ATGACCGAGACCATCCTGCTGGTCGGTGGCGGCGGCCGCGAGCACGCCATCGCCCGCGCCCTTGCGCCCGACGTGAACCTGTACGCCTGTGCGAGCAACCGCAATCCCGGCATAGCGCGACTCGCAGACGGGTTCGAATCACTCTCCGAGACCGACCCGGAGGCAATCGTCGCCTACGCTGAGGAGGTTGGCGCGACCATCGCCGTTGTCGGCCCCGAGGCTCCCCTCGCGGCGGGTGTCGCAGACGCACTCGACGAGGGGGGCATCTACGCCTTTGGCCCGCACGCAGAAGAAGCACGCATCGAGACGGACAAGGCGTTCCAGCGCCGGTTCATGCGCGATGCGGGGATTCCTGGCTGTCCCGACTTCGAGACGTTCGACGACGACGAGGAAGCCTGCGCGTACATCGACGACTACGACGGCGACCTCGTGGTCAAGCCCGCGGGTCTCACCGGCGGCAAGGGCGTCGTCGTCATGGGCGACCAAGTCGACGCCGAGGGTGCAAAGCAGTACATCCGAGAAAACGACTACGACCGAATCGTCTTAGAGGAACGCCTCATCGGCGAGGAGTTCACGGTACAAGCGTTCGTCGCAAACGGCGAGTTCCGCGCCACGCCCGCCGTCCAAGACCACAAGCGCGCCTACGAGGGCGACGAGGGGCCGAATACCGGCGGCATGGGAAGCTACTCCGACGCGACGTGGGCGCTCCCGTTCATGACCGAAGCCGACTACGACGCGGCGCTCGACATTCTCGACGCGACGGTGTCTGCCTTAGACGGGTACAAGGGCATCCTCTACGGCCAGTTCATGCTCACGACCGAAGGGCCGAAGGTCATCGAGTTCAACGCGCGCTTTGGCGACCCCGAAGCGATGAACACCCTGCCTGTCCTCGAAACCCGATTCTCTGAAATTCTCACCGCCGCCCGCGAGGGCGATGAATTGCCGGAACTTGCGTTCGCCGCACAGGCGACGGTGTGCAAATACGCGGTTCCAGACGGCTACCCTGAGAACCCGACGGCGGGAGCCAAAGTCGAGGTTGACGAAGAGAGCGCCGGAGACGCGCTGCTCTACTACGCGAGCGTCGACGAGCGCGACGACGGCATCTACACGACTACCTCGCGTTCGTTCGCCCTCGTCGGCGTCGCGGACACGATTGCCGAAGCCGAGAAAATCGCAGAGGACGCGCTTGCCGTCGCGGGTGAAGACGGCCTGCACATCCGCCACGACATCGGGAAGGCAGACCTCGTCCAACGCCGCATCGACCACATGCAGGAACTGCGCGGCCAGTAG
- a CDS encoding thioredoxin domain-containing protein, with the protein MDDPTGRNRLSAEESPYLRQHADNPVNWQPWDDDALDAARERDVPIFLSIGYSACHWCHVMEEESFEDEAVAELMNEKFVPIKVDREERPDLDRIYQTIGQLVTAHGGWPLSVWLTPQGKPFYVGTYFPKEPRGQMPGFLDLLDNIAHSWEHDREEIENRATQWTAALTDELEDVPDQPSEAPGSELLDSAANAALRSADREYGGFGSSGPKFPQTTRLDLLFRAYDRTGRDAYREVALENLDAMISGGLYDHAGGGFHRYVVDQTWTVPHFEKMLYDNAEISRALLSGYQVTGNERYADVVRETFAFVSRELTHDEGGFFSTLDAQSEGEEGKFYVWTRAQIREAVADEQVANIFIDRFGVTKRGNFEGTTVLGLAKSIEDIAEKYDLSEEEVVEKIDLAREQVFEARTERVRPARDEKVLASWNGMMISAFAQGGLVLEDEYADTAERALAFVRRHLWDEETQTLSRRLKDGDVKGDGYLEDYAFLGRGAFDLYQTTGDVAHLAFALKLARAIDREFWDDERGTLYFTPESGEALVTRPQELGDQSTPSSVGVALDLFQSLAHFAPDEEFAEKAERVVETHAAKIQANPLQYGTLALAADRLATGDLEVTVVADSLPGTWRKRLARTYVPSLVLSRRPAADAALEAWLAELGVEEVPPIWAARTQQDGEPTVYVCRSFTCSPPQTDIDEALSWAEQLQPNA; encoded by the coding sequence ATGGACGACCCCACCGGACGCAACCGCCTCTCTGCGGAGGAAAGTCCTTACCTTCGACAGCACGCGGACAACCCCGTGAACTGGCAGCCGTGGGACGACGACGCCTTAGACGCCGCCCGCGAGCGAGACGTGCCCATCTTCCTCTCGATTGGCTACTCGGCGTGTCACTGGTGTCACGTCATGGAAGAAGAGAGCTTCGAGGACGAGGCCGTGGCCGAACTCATGAACGAAAAGTTCGTGCCCATCAAAGTTGACCGCGAGGAGCGACCGGACTTAGACCGCATCTACCAGACCATCGGCCAGCTCGTGACCGCCCACGGCGGGTGGCCGCTCTCCGTCTGGCTCACTCCGCAGGGCAAACCGTTCTACGTCGGGACGTACTTCCCGAAAGAGCCGCGCGGCCAGATGCCGGGCTTTCTCGACTTGCTCGACAACATCGCCCACTCGTGGGAACACGACCGCGAGGAAATCGAGAACCGGGCGACGCAGTGGACGGCGGCGCTCACCGACGAACTCGAAGACGTGCCAGACCAGCCCAGCGAAGCCCCCGGCTCAGAGCTTCTGGACTCAGCCGCGAACGCCGCCCTCCGCAGCGCCGACCGCGAATACGGCGGCTTCGGGTCCAGTGGCCCGAAGTTCCCCCAGACCACGCGCCTCGACCTGCTCTTTCGCGCCTACGACCGAACCGGCCGCGACGCGTACCGCGAAGTCGCCCTCGAGAATCTGGACGCGATGATTTCGGGTGGGCTCTACGACCACGCAGGCGGCGGCTTCCACCGGTACGTCGTCGACCAAACGTGGACGGTTCCCCACTTCGAAAAGATGCTCTACGACAACGCAGAGATTTCTCGCGCCTTGCTCTCGGGCTATCAGGTGACTGGGAACGAACGCTACGCCGACGTGGTGCGCGAGACGTTCGCGTTCGTTTCGCGCGAACTCACCCACGACGAAGGCGGCTTCTTCAGCACCTTAGACGCCCAAAGCGAGGGTGAGGAAGGCAAGTTCTACGTCTGGACGCGCGCGCAGATCCGCGAGGCCGTCGCAGACGAGCAGGTGGCGAACATCTTCATCGACCGCTTCGGGGTTACGAAACGCGGCAACTTTGAGGGAACCACCGTCCTCGGCCTCGCAAAGAGCATCGAAGACATCGCAGAAAAGTACGACCTGAGCGAGGAGGAAGTCGTGGAGAAAATCGACCTCGCCCGCGAGCAGGTGTTCGAAGCGCGCACCGAGCGTGTTCGCCCCGCCCGCGATGAGAAGGTGCTTGCCAGTTGGAACGGGATGATGATTTCCGCGTTCGCGCAGGGAGGCCTCGTTCTGGAAGACGAGTACGCAGACACCGCAGAACGCGCGCTCGCGTTCGTCCGCCGCCATCTCTGGGATGAGGAAACCCAGACGCTCTCGCGCCGATTAAAAGACGGCGACGTGAAAGGTGATGGCTACCTTGAGGACTACGCCTTCCTCGGACGCGGCGCGTTCGACCTCTATCAGACGACGGGCGATGTGGCACACCTCGCCTTCGCCCTCAAGCTGGCTCGCGCCATCGACCGCGAGTTCTGGGACGACGAGCGCGGGACGCTCTATTTCACCCCCGAATCGGGCGAAGCGCTCGTCACCCGCCCACAGGAACTCGGTGACCAGTCCACGCCGTCAAGCGTGGGCGTCGCCCTCGACTTGTTCCAGTCGCTCGCCCACTTCGCACCGGACGAAGAGTTCGCCGAGAAGGCAGAGCGCGTCGTCGAAACCCACGCGGCGAAGATTCAGGCGAATCCGCTCCAGTACGGCACGCTCGCACTCGCCGCAGACCGCCTCGCCACGGGTGACCTCGAAGTGACCGTCGTGGCCGATTCGCTCCCGGGAACGTGGCGCAAGCGCCTTGCTCGGACGTACGTTCCGAGTCTCGTGCTCTCTCGGCGGCCGGCCGCGGACGCAGCACTGGAGGCGTGGCTGGCTGAATTGGGCGTCGAAGAAGTGCCACCAATCTGGGCAGCGCGCACCCAACAGGACGGCGAACCGACCGTCTACGTCTGTCGGTCGTTCACCTGCTCGCCGCCGCAGACGGACATCGACGAGGCGCTGTCGTGGGCCGAACAGCTTCAACCGAACGCCTAA